A DNA window from Buttiauxella agrestis contains the following coding sequences:
- the uraA gene encoding uracil permease: MTRRAIGVSERPPLLQTIPLSLQHLFAMFGATVLVPILFHINPATVLLFNGIGTLLYLFICKGKIPAYLGSSFAFISPVLLLLPLGYEVALGGFIMCGVLFCIVALIVKKAGTGWLDVMFPPAAMGAIVAVIGLELAGVAANMAGLLPADGTSPDSTTIIISLVTLGVTIFGSVLFRGFLAIIPILIGVLAGYALSFAMGVVDITPIIEAHWFALPTFYTPRFEWFAIFTILPAALVVIAEHVGHLVVTANIVKKDLIRDPGLHRSMFANGISTIFSGFFGSTPNTTYGENIGVMAITRVYSTWVIGGAAILAILLSCIGKLAAAIQVIPVPVIGGVSLLLYGVIGASGIRVLIESKVDYNKTQNLILTSVILIIGVSGAKVHIGAAELKGMALATIVGVGLSLIFKLISVLRPEEVVLDAEENDVK; encoded by the coding sequence ATGACACGCCGCGCCATTGGAGTGAGCGAAAGACCACCCCTGCTGCAAACGATACCGTTAAGTTTGCAACACCTGTTCGCGATGTTTGGTGCCACCGTTCTGGTGCCTATTTTGTTCCACATCAACCCGGCGACGGTACTGCTGTTTAACGGGATTGGGACGCTGCTGTATCTCTTTATCTGTAAAGGCAAAATCCCGGCTTATCTGGGTTCAAGCTTTGCGTTCATTTCTCCTGTGCTGCTGCTCCTGCCGCTGGGTTATGAAGTCGCGCTTGGCGGTTTTATCATGTGTGGCGTGCTGTTTTGTATTGTGGCGCTGATTGTGAAAAAAGCCGGTACTGGCTGGCTGGATGTGATGTTCCCACCTGCGGCGATGGGCGCAATCGTGGCGGTTATCGGCCTTGAATTGGCGGGTGTGGCGGCAAATATGGCGGGTTTACTGCCTGCTGATGGCACTTCACCAGATTCAACGACCATCATCATTTCTCTGGTTACGCTTGGCGTGACTATCTTTGGTTCTGTGTTGTTCCGTGGTTTCCTGGCCATCATCCCGATTCTTATCGGTGTGCTGGCGGGTTATGCACTCTCCTTCGCCATGGGCGTGGTAGACATCACGCCGATTATCGAAGCGCACTGGTTTGCATTGCCAACCTTCTATACCCCACGCTTTGAATGGTTCGCTATCTTCACCATTTTGCCTGCGGCGCTGGTGGTGATTGCTGAGCACGTGGGTCACCTGGTCGTGACGGCGAACATCGTGAAGAAAGATTTGATTCGCGATCCTGGCCTGCATCGCTCCATGTTTGCTAACGGCATTTCGACTATTTTCTCAGGTTTCTTCGGCTCTACGCCGAATACGACTTACGGCGAAAACATCGGCGTCATGGCGATTACCCGCGTGTACTCCACCTGGGTTATTGGCGGAGCGGCGATTCTGGCCATTCTGCTTTCTTGCATTGGTAAGCTGGCGGCGGCGATTCAAGTCATCCCGGTTCCGGTCATCGGTGGTGTTTCACTGCTGCTGTACGGAGTGATTGGCGCGTCCGGTATTCGCGTGTTGATCGAATCAAAAGTCGATTACAACAAAACGCAAAACCTGATCCTGACTTCAGTGATTCTGATCATCGGCGTGAGTGGCGCGAAAGTGCACATTGGCGCCGCAGAGCTGAAAGGCATGGCGCTGGCGACGATCGTGGGTGTGGGTCTGAGCCTTATCTTCAAATTGATCAGCGTCTTGCGCCCGGAAGAAGTGGTGCTGGATGCCGAAGAAAACGACGTAAAATAG
- the purM gene encoding phosphoribosylformylglycinamidine cyclo-ligase, which yields MTDKTSLSYKDAGVDIDAGNALVDKIKGVVKKTRRPEVMGGLGGFGALCALPQKYREPVLVSGTDGVGTKLRLAMDLKRHDTIGIDLVAMCVNDLVVQGAEPLFFLDYYATGKLEVDTAASVISGIAEGCLQSGCALVGGETAEMPGMYHGEDYDVAGFCVGVVEKSEIIDGSKVTDGDVLIALASSGPHSNGYSLVRKVLEVSGADPLTTELEGKPLADHLLEPTRIYVKSILELIELVDVHAIAHLTGGGFWENIPRVLPDNTQAVIAESSWQWPAVFNWLQQAGNISRHEMYRTFNCGVGMLIALPAAEADKAVAFLNAKGENAWKIGSIKASDSSERVVIE from the coding sequence GTGACCGACAAAACCTCTCTTAGCTATAAAGATGCCGGTGTTGATATTGATGCTGGTAACGCTCTGGTCGATAAAATCAAAGGTGTAGTGAAAAAGACTCGCCGCCCGGAAGTGATGGGTGGACTGGGTGGTTTCGGTGCGCTGTGCGCGTTGCCTCAGAAGTATCGTGAACCTGTGCTGGTTTCTGGCACCGATGGTGTGGGTACGAAACTGCGTCTGGCGATGGATTTAAAACGTCACGACACAATTGGCATCGACCTGGTCGCAATGTGTGTCAATGACCTGGTTGTTCAGGGTGCTGAGCCGCTGTTTTTCCTCGATTATTATGCGACGGGAAAACTTGAAGTCGACACCGCTGCCAGCGTTATCTCCGGTATCGCCGAAGGTTGCCTGCAATCTGGTTGTGCGTTAGTCGGCGGTGAAACCGCTGAAATGCCGGGGATGTACCATGGCGAAGATTACGACGTTGCCGGTTTCTGCGTCGGCGTAGTCGAAAAATCTGAAATCATCGACGGTTCCAAAGTGACCGACGGCGATGTGCTGATCGCCCTGGCTTCAAGTGGCCCGCACTCCAACGGTTATTCTCTGGTGCGTAAAGTGCTGGAAGTGAGTGGCGCTGACCCGCTGACCACCGAACTGGAAGGCAAGCCGCTGGCCGATCATCTGCTCGAACCGACCCGCATCTATGTGAAGTCGATTCTTGAATTGATTGAACTGGTTGACGTTCACGCGATTGCACACCTGACCGGTGGTGGCTTCTGGGAAAACATCCCGCGCGTGCTGCCAGACAACACTCAGGCCGTGATCGCTGAATCTTCATGGCAATGGCCTGCGGTATTCAACTGGCTGCAACAAGCCGGGAATATCAGCCGTCACGAAATGTACCGCACCTTTAACTGCGGCGTCGGCATGCTGATAGCGTTGCCTGCGGCTGAAGCTGACAAAGCGGTAGCATTCCTGAACGCAAAAGGTGAAAACGCCTGGAAAATCGGTAGTATCAAAGCTTCTGATTCCTCCGAGCGTGTGGTTATTGAATAA
- a CDS encoding manganese-dependent inorganic pyrophosphatase: MIHVFGHLNPDSDTVCTAYMAARWLTIKGRNAQAFRLGELNRETNYIFRHAGLTPPPLLDDSLAGKDVWLVDFTEPAQGPASLNESNVIGIIDHHRLGGLITQLPPEVWIKPVGSSATLLWQLMTPTLRHEISPSEAILLLGAALSDTVALRSPTTTDEDRQAVDELCSLAKVDREDFIRDLLTAKTDIVGLSADELLNKDSKVFDISGNKVLTAQLELYSLDQAEPLIDELKSAMEQRVTTSGADLVVLMLTDISAECSRLYFAGPALTDNAPCTIAGMLSRKKQLLPWLHERLG; this comes from the coding sequence ATGATACATGTCTTTGGCCATCTAAATCCCGATAGCGATACCGTCTGCACTGCGTACATGGCTGCGCGCTGGCTGACGATTAAAGGGCGAAATGCCCAGGCGTTTCGCCTCGGTGAGTTAAACAGAGAAACAAACTATATATTTCGCCATGCAGGCCTGACGCCTCCGCCGCTGCTTGATGATTCGCTTGCTGGCAAAGATGTCTGGCTGGTTGATTTCACCGAACCCGCTCAGGGACCCGCTTCACTCAATGAAAGCAATGTCATCGGCATTATCGACCATCACCGTCTTGGTGGCCTGATCACCCAACTCCCTCCTGAAGTGTGGATAAAACCTGTCGGCAGCAGTGCGACATTGTTATGGCAGCTGATGACTCCGACCCTTCGCCATGAGATTTCCCCCAGCGAAGCCATTTTGCTTTTGGGAGCGGCGTTGAGTGATACCGTCGCACTTCGCTCGCCGACGACCACTGATGAAGACCGCCAGGCTGTAGATGAGCTTTGCTCTCTCGCCAAAGTGGATCGTGAAGATTTCATTCGTGATTTGCTGACCGCCAAGACAGATATTGTCGGTTTAAGCGCAGACGAACTGCTGAATAAAGACAGTAAAGTGTTTGATATTTCGGGGAATAAAGTACTGACCGCACAACTCGAATTATATTCTCTGGACCAGGCAGAACCGCTTATCGATGAGCTTAAATCAGCGATGGAGCAGCGGGTCACGACTTCAGGAGCTGACCTGGTGGTTTTGATGCTGACCGATATCAGCGCTGAATGCTCAAGGCTCTACTTTGCTGGCCCCGCACTTACCGATAACGCACCCTGCACCATCGCCGGGATGTTAAGTCGCAAAAAACAGCTTCTTCCCTGGCTGCATGAGCGGCTCGGTTAA
- the upp gene encoding uracil phosphoribosyltransferase — protein sequence MKIVEVKHPLVKHKLGLMRENDISTKRFRELASEVGSLLTYEATADLETEKVTIEGWNGPVEIDQIKGKKITVVPILRAGLGMMEGVLENVPSARISVVGIYRNEETLEPVPYFQKLVSNIEERMALVVDPMLATGGSMIATIDLLKNAGCTSIKVLVLVAAPEGIAALEKAHPDVELFTASIDQGLNEHGYIIPGLGDAGDKIFGTK from the coding sequence ATGAAGATCGTGGAAGTCAAACACCCACTCGTCAAACACAAGCTGGGCCTGATGCGTGAGAACGACATTAGCACCAAACGCTTTCGTGAACTCGCCTCAGAAGTTGGCAGCTTGCTGACTTACGAAGCCACGGCGGATCTGGAAACTGAAAAAGTCACTATCGAAGGCTGGAACGGCCCGGTAGAGATCGATCAGATTAAAGGCAAGAAAATTACCGTTGTGCCAATCCTGCGTGCAGGCCTGGGCATGATGGAAGGTGTGCTGGAAAACGTTCCAAGCGCACGTATCAGCGTTGTGGGTATCTACCGTAACGAAGAAACCCTGGAGCCAGTCCCTTACTTCCAGAAACTGGTTTCTAACATTGAAGAACGCATGGCGCTGGTGGTTGACCCAATGCTGGCAACCGGCGGTTCTATGATTGCGACCATCGACCTGCTGAAAAATGCCGGTTGTACCAGCATCAAAGTGCTGGTTCTGGTTGCTGCACCAGAAGGTATCGCTGCGCTGGAAAAAGCGCACCCGGACGTAGAGCTGTTTACCGCTTCTATCGATCAGGGCCTGAATGAGCACGGATATATTATTCCTGGCCTCGGCGATGCCGGGGACAAAATATTTGGTACTAAGTAA
- a CDS encoding YfgG family protein has protein sequence MTQVTSMRRRHKFNNRMTRIILLISFLFLFGRFVYSAIGAWYHHQDKVEAQQSSLSVDNTSR, from the coding sequence GTGACACAGGTTACGAGTATGCGAAGACGACATAAATTTAATAATCGTATGACCCGCATTATTCTGCTCATCAGTTTTCTCTTCCTTTTTGGCCGTTTTGTCTATTCTGCCATCGGTGCCTGGTACCATCATCAGGACAAAGTAGAAGCACAGCAAAGTAGCCTGTCCGTGGACAATACTAGCCGGTAA
- a CDS encoding sensor domain-containing phosphodiesterase, with amino-acid sequence MSLASWYKNNKNKWWALPLVLPSLLLPIAVWCNANTVMEGSRVFLVYMPLGLMTAFTLLFGWAAFPGIILALLIRYVPLKGEVTALLSVIHFLIPIAVSWGGYRIFVPRRSSVMFGIIKLTAQRMLWLVIVNSVIFMIIYQLGLFFGWYDGVNSTVAENPFHVRTLINFQAVLVGCLTGMPFFYSIIRMCRNPRFIFSFLSRMKAQMQSGVTKGEIALWAVIVVVLMSLLLIPIDDVSSIFTTDYTLTLILPLMLWGAMRFGFLFITTIWMVILTILCSGFQNYLPQYMGFQLHLAIASSCYAVFSITIYLMAVVTTRQRFLHNKARRVAFIDPVVQMPNLRALNRDLSRYPYSALAFLRVPELELLGRNYGVQLRIQYKQQLNDYLQPVLEDREKVYHLSGHELAVRVNYDDYHERIEAIDQRVKQFRFMWDGMAMQPQVGMSYCYIRQPVTHIYFLLGELSTMADLSLATSKPESLQQQGTNPVQNAIKNKVAMMNRVQSAIDSGDFVLMAQRIEGIRGDHYHEILLRMKGDNEGDNLFMPDTFLPVAHEFGLSSKIDKWVIEATLQFMDAHREQLPGSRFSINLTPASVGRLQFASEVKCLLAQYKIQPWQLIFEVTESNSLTNLEQANMTLTTLQNMGCRVAIDDFGTGYASYARLKDISADILKIDGSFIRNILTSSLDYQIVDSICQLARMKKMQLVAEYVENEAVKAAVQSLGIDYIQGYLIGRPRLLESLLIKQRLQVKN; translated from the coding sequence ATGTCTCTGGCAAGCTGGTACAAGAACAATAAGAACAAATGGTGGGCGCTGCCTCTGGTGCTGCCGAGTCTGCTGCTTCCCATTGCTGTTTGGTGTAATGCTAATACCGTGATGGAAGGGAGCCGCGTCTTCCTCGTCTATATGCCGCTTGGTCTGATGACGGCCTTCACACTGCTTTTCGGTTGGGCCGCTTTCCCAGGCATTATTCTCGCGTTGTTAATCCGTTACGTTCCCCTGAAAGGGGAAGTCACCGCACTACTGTCGGTGATTCATTTTCTGATCCCCATTGCGGTGAGTTGGGGAGGCTACCGTATATTCGTGCCCCGGCGCAGTTCGGTGATGTTTGGCATCATCAAATTAACTGCGCAACGTATGCTGTGGCTGGTCATCGTCAACTCAGTGATTTTTATGATTATCTATCAGCTTGGGCTTTTCTTCGGCTGGTATGACGGTGTCAATTCAACGGTCGCGGAAAACCCGTTTCACGTCCGCACGCTAATTAATTTCCAGGCTGTGCTTGTTGGCTGCCTGACGGGAATGCCATTTTTCTATTCCATCATTCGCATGTGCCGAAACCCGCGCTTTATTTTTTCGTTTTTGTCGCGGATGAAAGCCCAAATGCAATCGGGCGTCACCAAAGGTGAGATTGCATTATGGGCAGTCATTGTTGTGGTGCTGATGAGTTTGTTATTAATACCGATTGACGATGTCAGTAGCATTTTCACGACCGATTACACCTTAACGCTGATTCTGCCGCTGATGTTGTGGGGCGCGATGCGCTTTGGTTTTCTGTTTATCACTACGATCTGGATGGTGATTCTCACTATCTTGTGTAGCGGTTTTCAAAACTACTTACCGCAGTATATGGGCTTCCAGCTTCACCTGGCGATTGCTTCATCCTGTTATGCGGTTTTTTCTATTACCATTTATTTGATGGCGGTTGTCACCACGCGCCAGCGTTTTTTGCACAACAAAGCGCGACGCGTTGCTTTTATCGACCCCGTGGTACAGATGCCAAATCTGCGGGCGCTTAACCGCGATTTATCCCGTTACCCGTATTCGGCTCTGGCTTTTTTACGCGTACCTGAGCTTGAACTCCTGGGCCGCAACTATGGCGTGCAGCTTCGCATTCAATATAAGCAGCAGCTAAATGATTACTTGCAGCCAGTGCTTGAGGATAGAGAAAAGGTTTATCACTTGTCGGGTCATGAACTGGCGGTGCGGGTAAATTATGATGATTACCATGAGCGTATTGAAGCTATCGACCAGCGCGTAAAACAGTTCCGTTTTATGTGGGATGGAATGGCAATGCAGCCGCAAGTGGGCATGAGTTATTGCTACATTCGCCAGCCGGTGACTCATATTTATTTCTTGTTAGGCGAGCTCAGTACGATGGCGGATTTGTCGCTCGCGACGTCTAAGCCTGAGAGCTTGCAGCAACAGGGCACAAACCCTGTGCAGAATGCGATAAAAAATAAAGTCGCCATGATGAATCGTGTGCAAAGTGCCATTGATTCAGGGGATTTCGTTTTGATGGCACAGCGAATCGAAGGGATTCGAGGCGACCATTACCATGAGATTTTGCTGCGCATGAAAGGGGATAATGAAGGCGATAATTTGTTTATGCCTGATACCTTTTTGCCAGTGGCGCATGAGTTTGGCTTGTCATCTAAAATCGATAAATGGGTGATTGAAGCAACGCTACAATTCATGGATGCGCACCGTGAACAACTCCCCGGCAGCCGTTTTTCGATTAACCTGACACCGGCTTCGGTCGGGCGTTTGCAGTTTGCCAGTGAAGTCAAATGCCTGCTGGCGCAGTATAAAATTCAGCCCTGGCAGCTCATTTTTGAAGTGACCGAAAGTAACTCGTTAACCAATCTTGAGCAGGCCAATATGACGCTGACCACATTGCAAAACATGGGGTGCCGCGTGGCGATCGATGATTTCGGCACGGGTTACGCAAGTTACGCACGTCTGAAAGATATTAGTGCCGACATCCTAAAAATCGACGGCAGTTTTATTCGCAACATACTGACCAGCAGTCTGGATTACCAGATTGTTGATTCCATCTGCCAGTTAGCACGCATGAAAAAGATGCAGTTAGTTGCCGAGTATGTCGAAAATGAAGCGGTGAAAGCGGCAGTACAAAGCCTGGGGATTGATTACATTCAGGGATATTTAATCGGGCGTCCGCGGTTACTTGAATCACTTCTCATTAAACAGCGCTTACAGGTGAAAAACTAA
- the ppx gene encoding exopolyphosphatase produces MPIKKHAPRPQEFAAVDLGSNSFHMVIARVVDGAMQIIGRLKQRVHLADGLNADNELSEEAMERGLSCLALFAERLQGFSADNVCIVGTHSLRQAVNAEEFLKRAEQVIPYPIEIISGNEEARLIFMGVEHTQPEKGRKLVIDIGGGSTELVIGEDFEPMLVESRRMGCVSFAQNFFPRGAINAENFKRARLAAVQKLENLSWQYRLQGWNVAMGASGTIKAAHEVLVSMGEKDGIITPERLEMLRDEVLKYKSFSAMSLSGLSEERKAVFVPGLAILCGVFDSLAIRELRLSDGALREGVLYEMEGRFRHQDIRIRTAQSLADQYHIDSDQAKRVLATTEHIYQQWEVQNPKQANPQMSALLKWSAMLHEVGLNINHSGLHRHSAYILQHSNLPGFNQEQQTLIASLVRYHRKGVKIDDLPRFTLFKKKQFLPLIQILRLAVLLNNQRQATTTPPTLVLETDEHQWTLRFPHDWFSQNTLVLLDLEREQQYWDNTPGWKLKIEEEASPNIAA; encoded by the coding sequence ATGCCAATAAAAAAACATGCTCCACGACCGCAAGAATTCGCTGCGGTAGACCTTGGCTCGAACAGCTTCCACATGGTTATTGCCCGTGTGGTTGACGGCGCGATGCAAATCATCGGACGCCTGAAACAACGTGTTCATTTGGCTGATGGTCTGAATGCCGACAACGAGTTAAGCGAAGAGGCGATGGAACGTGGGCTGTCATGCCTTGCGTTATTTGCTGAACGTTTGCAGGGTTTCTCGGCCGATAACGTCTGCATCGTCGGCACGCACAGTTTGCGTCAGGCAGTGAACGCCGAAGAGTTTCTCAAACGCGCCGAGCAGGTTATCCCCTACCCGATTGAGATTATTTCCGGTAATGAAGAAGCGCGCCTGATTTTCATGGGTGTGGAACATACCCAACCTGAGAAAGGCCGCAAACTGGTAATTGATATCGGTGGCGGTTCGACCGAGTTAGTCATCGGCGAAGATTTCGAGCCGATGCTGGTCGAAAGCCGCCGTATGGGCTGTGTGAGCTTTGCGCAAAACTTTTTCCCACGAGGCGCTATCAACGCCGAAAACTTCAAACGCGCGCGGCTTGCTGCGGTACAAAAGCTGGAGAATCTTTCCTGGCAGTACCGTTTACAAGGCTGGAATGTGGCGATGGGCGCCTCTGGCACTATCAAAGCGGCCCACGAAGTGCTGGTCAGCATGGGTGAAAAAGACGGAATTATTACGCCTGAGCGCCTGGAAATGCTGCGCGATGAAGTGTTGAAGTACAAAAGTTTCAGCGCAATGAGCCTGTCGGGTTTATCCGAGGAACGCAAAGCGGTGTTTGTGCCGGGGCTGGCGATTCTGTGCGGCGTGTTTGACTCATTGGCTATCCGTGAACTGCGTTTGTCTGACGGGGCGTTGCGTGAAGGCGTGCTGTATGAAATGGAAGGCCGTTTCCGCCATCAGGACATACGCATCCGTACTGCGCAAAGTCTGGCTGACCAATATCATATCGACAGCGATCAGGCCAAGCGCGTACTGGCGACCACCGAACATATTTATCAGCAGTGGGAAGTGCAAAACCCGAAACAGGCAAATCCACAAATGTCCGCGCTGTTGAAGTGGTCAGCCATGCTGCATGAGGTCGGGCTGAATATTAACCACAGCGGGCTTCATCGCCATTCGGCTTATATTCTGCAACACAGCAACCTGCCTGGATTTAACCAGGAACAGCAGACGCTTATTGCATCGTTAGTGCGTTATCACCGTAAAGGGGTAAAAATTGACGATCTGCCGCGCTTCACGCTATTTAAGAAAAAGCAGTTCTTGCCGTTAATCCAGATTCTGCGCCTGGCGGTGTTACTCAACAATCAACGCCAGGCGACAACCACGCCACCAACGCTGGTACTGGAAACGGACGAGCATCAGTGGACGCTGCGTTTCCCACATGACTGGTTCAGCCAGAACACACTGGTGTTGCTGGACTTAGAACGGGAACAGCAATACTGGGATAATACGCCAGGCTGGAAACTTAAAATTGAAGAAGAAGCCAGCCCGAACATCGCGGCTTGA
- the ppk1 gene encoding polyphosphate kinase 1 yields the protein MGQDKLYIEKELSWLNFNERVLQEAADKINPLIERMRFLGIYSNNLDEFYKVRFAELKRRILISEEQGTAPNSRHLLNKIQARVLKADQEFDGLYNDLLLEMARNQIFLINERQLSPNQQNWLRHYFKHYLRQHITPILINNETDLVQFLKDDYTYLAVEIIQGSDIRYALLEIPSDKVPRFVNLPPEAPRRRKPMILLDNILRYCLDDIFKGFFDYDSLNAYSMKMTRDAEYDLVTEMESSLLELMSSSLKQRLTAEPVRFVYQRDMPDAMVEMLRNKLTITNYDSIIPGGRYHNFKDFINFPNVGKANLINKPLPRLRHIWFDKFRNGFDAIRNRDVLLYYPYHTFEHVLELLRQASFDPSVLAIKINIYRVAKDSRIIESMIHAAHNGKKVTVVVELQARFDEEANIHWAKRLTEAGVHVIFSAPGLKIHAKLFLISRKEGEEVVRYAHIGTGNFNEKTARLYTDYSLLTCDARITNEVRRVFNFIENPYRPVTFEHLMVSPQNSRRLLYDLVDKEIANAQNGEPSGITLKLNNLVDKGLVDRLYAASSSGVKVNLLVRGMCSLIPNLEGISDNIRVISIVDRYLEHDRVYIFENGGDKKVYLSSADWMTRNIDYRIEVAVAILDPRLKQRVLDIIEILFSDTVKARYLDKELSNRYVPRGNRRKVRSQLAIYDYIKSLEQPE from the coding sequence ATGGGTCAGGATAAGCTGTACATCGAAAAAGAACTGAGCTGGTTGAATTTTAACGAACGCGTGCTCCAGGAAGCGGCGGATAAAATTAACCCGCTGATCGAGAGAATGCGTTTTCTCGGCATCTATTCGAATAACCTTGATGAATTCTACAAGGTCCGTTTCGCCGAACTAAAACGGCGCATTCTGATCAGCGAAGAACAAGGTACGGCACCTAATTCGCGCCATTTACTCAATAAAATTCAGGCGCGCGTGCTAAAGGCCGACCAGGAATTTGATGGGTTGTATAACGATTTGCTGCTGGAAATGGCGCGTAATCAGATCTTCCTGATCAATGAACGTCAGCTTTCGCCAAATCAGCAAAACTGGCTGCGTCATTACTTCAAACACTATTTGCGCCAGCACATCACACCGATTCTCATCAATAACGAAACCGATCTGGTGCAGTTCCTTAAAGATGATTACACCTATCTGGCGGTTGAGATTATTCAGGGCAGCGATATTCGTTACGCCCTGCTAGAAATCCCGTCCGATAAAGTGCCTCGTTTCGTGAATTTGCCGCCGGAAGCACCGCGTCGCCGCAAGCCAATGATCCTGCTCGATAACATTCTGCGTTATTGCCTGGATGACATTTTCAAAGGGTTCTTCGATTACGATTCGTTGAACGCTTACTCAATGAAAATGACCCGCGACGCAGAATACGACCTGGTGACAGAAATGGAGTCCAGCCTGCTGGAACTGATGTCATCAAGCTTAAAACAGCGTCTCACCGCCGAGCCGGTGCGTTTTGTTTACCAACGCGATATGCCTGATGCGATGGTCGAAATGCTGCGTAATAAGCTGACTATCACTAACTACGACTCCATTATTCCCGGTGGCCGTTACCACAATTTTAAAGATTTCATTAACTTCCCAAATGTCGGTAAAGCCAATTTAATCAACAAACCTCTGCCGCGGCTGCGCCATATCTGGTTCGATAAATTCCGTAACGGATTTGATGCGATTCGTAACCGTGACGTGCTGCTTTATTACCCGTACCACACTTTTGAACACGTGCTGGAATTGCTGCGTCAGGCCTCGTTCGACCCGAGCGTACTGGCGATTAAAATCAATATCTACCGCGTCGCGAAAGACTCGCGCATTATTGAGTCAATGATTCATGCCGCGCACAATGGCAAGAAAGTCACCGTGGTGGTTGAGCTGCAAGCGCGTTTTGACGAAGAAGCCAACATTCACTGGGCGAAGCGCCTGACCGAAGCCGGGGTTCACGTCATTTTCTCGGCACCGGGTCTGAAGATCCACGCAAAATTATTCCTGATTTCCCGTAAAGAAGGCGAAGAAGTGGTGCGTTACGCCCACATCGGCACCGGTAACTTTAACGAGAAAACCGCCCGTCTTTATACCGACTATTCCTTGTTGACCTGCGATGCACGCATCACCAATGAAGTGCGGCGGGTATTCAACTTTATCGAAAACCCGTATCGCCCGGTAACGTTCGAACATCTGATGGTTTCGCCGCAGAACTCACGCCGCCTGCTTTACGATTTGGTCGATAAAGAAATTGCGAATGCGCAAAACGGCGAACCGTCTGGCATTACTCTGAAACTCAATAACCTGGTCGATAAAGGGCTGGTAGACAGGCTGTATGCTGCGTCAAGCTCGGGTGTGAAGGTGAATTTGCTGGTACGCGGTATGTGCTCGCTTATCCCAAATCTGGAGGGGATCAGCGATAACATTCGGGTTATCAGTATCGTAGACCGTTATCTGGAACACGACCGGGTCTATATATTTGAAAATGGTGGCGATAAGAAAGTGTATCTTTCGTCTGCCGACTGGATGACGCGCAACATTGATTACCGTATCGAAGTTGCGGTTGCCATCCTCGATCCGCGCCTGAAACAACGGGTGCTGGATATTATTGAAATCTTGTTCAGTGACACAGTGAAAGCCCGCTATCTCGACAAAGAGTTGAGCAACCGCTATGTTCCGCGCGGTAATCGCCGCAAGGTGCGCTCACAGTTGGCGATTTACGATTACATCAAGTCTCTGGAACAACCTGAATAA
- the purN gene encoding phosphoribosylglycinamide formyltransferase produces MKRIVVLVSGNGSNLQAIIDACKHKKINGTVAAVFSNKTDAFGLERAREAQIPAHALTASQFADRAAFDRELMLEIDAYAPDLVVLAGYMRILSPEFVGHYAGRLINIHPSLLPKYPGLNTHRQVLENGDEVHGTSVHFVTDELDGGPVILQATVPVFEGDNEEDITARVQNQEHAIYPLVVSWFIDGRLEMRDNSAWLDGTQLPPQGYAADE; encoded by the coding sequence ATGAAACGCATTGTGGTGCTGGTTTCCGGTAACGGAAGCAATCTTCAGGCGATTATTGATGCCTGCAAGCATAAAAAAATTAATGGCACCGTTGCGGCTGTATTCAGCAATAAAACCGATGCTTTTGGGCTTGAGCGTGCGCGTGAAGCGCAAATTCCTGCTCACGCATTAACGGCCAGCCAGTTCGCCGATCGCGCAGCGTTCGATCGTGAGCTGATGCTTGAGATTGACGCCTACGCGCCCGATCTGGTGGTTCTGGCAGGTTACATGCGCATTCTTAGCCCGGAGTTTGTCGGGCACTATGCGGGCCGCTTGATTAACATTCATCCTTCTTTGTTGCCTAAATATCCAGGCCTGAATACACATCGTCAGGTTCTGGAAAATGGCGATGAAGTCCACGGAACGTCGGTGCATTTTGTCACTGACGAACTGGATGGCGGCCCGGTCATTCTTCAGGCTACGGTTCCCGTGTTTGAAGGTGATAATGAAGAAGACATCACCGCGCGTGTGCAAAATCAAGAACACGCTATTTATCCGCTGGTTGTTTCCTGGTTTATCGACGGGCGACTAGAGATGCGCGATAACAGCGCATGGCTTGATGGCACTCAACTGCCACCGCAAGGTTATGCCGCAGACGAATAA